In the genome of Massilibacillus massiliensis, one region contains:
- a CDS encoding GntR family transcriptional regulator, whose product MENKKRESLLHEKIEKAILEQTADLSYFSPLPGERELCQLFKVSRPTIRKALENLEKANMITRIQGRGSFYLGNKVPIDYSNANGHGLGLFQVLSSVGKFTESHVLQQVVEIPHPNITAYLNLQEDEMVFHLKRLRYVNHALYSLADDYIPLHVCPKLMEIDFTNASLFQTLEKYQIIPSKEDKTIEIKRANPQESAYLNLKKGEPISVTRIITYDKDSRIIQYATSKADAYKSSFRVISSI is encoded by the coding sequence ATGGAAAATAAAAAAAGAGAGAGTCTGCTGCATGAAAAAATAGAAAAGGCGATATTAGAGCAAACGGCGGATTTATCATACTTTTCACCACTTCCGGGCGAACGCGAGTTATGCCAACTTTTTAAAGTTAGCAGACCGACAATTCGGAAAGCGTTAGAAAACTTAGAAAAAGCAAATATGATAACGAGGATTCAAGGACGGGGGTCGTTTTACCTAGGAAATAAGGTGCCAATTGATTATTCAAACGCCAATGGGCACGGGTTAGGGTTGTTTCAAGTGCTAAGTTCGGTTGGGAAATTTACCGAAAGTCATGTTTTACAACAGGTTGTAGAAATCCCTCATCCAAATATTACAGCATACTTGAATTTGCAAGAGGATGAAATGGTATTTCATTTAAAGCGTCTTCGTTATGTGAATCATGCGTTATATTCCTTGGCAGATGATTATATTCCACTACATGTCTGCCCTAAATTAATGGAGATTGATTTTACAAATGCGTCGCTTTTTCAAACCTTGGAGAAATATCAGATTATACCTAGTAAGGAAGATAAAACGATTGAAATAAAAAGAGCAAATCCTCAAGAGTCTGCTTATTTAAATCTTAAAAAAGGTGAACCTATCTCTGTGACGCGGATCATTACGTATGATAAGGATTCTAGAATCATACAATATGCAACTTCAAAAGCAGATGCATATAAAAGTAGTTTTAGGGTGATCTCATCGATCTAA
- a CDS encoding triose-phosphate isomerase, giving the protein MKKVCCPFLVVNPKSYLYGKKALELAKEADKIAQQTKLQIFFTCPFADIRFIKDHTSYITVTAQHMESLRPGRGMGHILPESLKEAGANAVFLNHAENPMTVSELSKTILRAKELDMITIVCADSVAEAIAIAKMDPDILLCEPTELIGTGQVADKNYVLETTEKIRSINPAIAVMIASGVTTAEDVYNVIMLGADGTGGTSGILNAPDPALRIKEMAEAMLKATDEKNKV; this is encoded by the coding sequence ATGAAAAAAGTGTGTTGTCCTTTTTTAGTTGTCAATCCAAAATCGTATCTCTACGGAAAAAAAGCCTTAGAACTTGCTAAAGAAGCGGATAAAATCGCGCAGCAAACAAAGCTGCAAATCTTTTTCACTTGCCCATTTGCAGATATTCGTTTTATCAAAGATCATACAAGCTATATTACGGTAACCGCACAGCATATGGAATCCTTACGCCCGGGACGTGGTATGGGGCATATTCTTCCTGAATCTTTAAAAGAAGCTGGTGCCAATGCTGTATTTCTCAATCATGCTGAAAATCCAATGACAGTTTCCGAGCTTTCAAAAACTATTTTGCGTGCAAAAGAATTGGATATGATTACAATTGTCTGTGCAGACTCCGTTGCTGAAGCAATCGCAATCGCAAAAATGGATCCAGATATTTTACTATGTGAACCAACTGAATTAATTGGTACAGGTCAAGTCGCCGACAAAAATTACGTGCTTGAAACAACAGAAAAAATCAGATCTATCAATCCTGCTATCGCTGTAATGATCGCATCTGGCGTAACAACAGCCGAGGATGTTTACAATGTAATCATGCTTGGAGCCGATGGAACCGGCGGCACAAGTGGTATATTAAACGCACCTGATCCGGCGCTTAGAATAAAAGAAATGGCTGAAGCCATGCTAAAAGCAACAGACGAAAAAAATAAGGTTTAG
- a CDS encoding PTS mannose/fructose/sorbose/N-acetylgalactosamine transporter subunit IIC, with translation MEVSLFQACIIGLLYYMTVAAPPWLGGLGSVSLRQPIVAGTIVGIILGQPLEGLIIGATINTLFLGFISAGGTVASEPGIAGIIGTALTIMTSSSPELAVSLAVPFGLLGTLIWNVRMTVNSIFVHWLDELAAKGDFKKMLFVEFVPAQLMTLLLSAVPVAAIVYFGGDAVSRILEMLTGTPLFMLKTIGGILPALGIAMTLRMISNRKGIYPAFLLGFFVLSYAKIPILVLAIFATIFAWFYVSVKFNKEEEA, from the coding sequence ATGGAAGTAAGTTTATTTCAAGCTTGTATTATTGGTCTTTTATATTATATGACTGTTGCGGCTCCGCCTTGGCTAGGCGGGTTAGGCAGTGTTTCGCTGCGGCAGCCGATTGTAGCGGGCACGATTGTTGGTATTATTCTGGGACAGCCGTTAGAGGGCTTAATCATTGGCGCTACAATCAACACCTTGTTTTTGGGTTTTATTTCAGCGGGCGGTACTGTAGCCAGTGAACCAGGTATCGCGGGTATTATCGGTACAGCGTTGACGATTATGACGAGTTCTTCACCAGAACTTGCAGTTTCATTAGCGGTTCCGTTTGGTTTATTGGGGACGTTGATTTGGAATGTGCGTATGACGGTAAATAGTATATTTGTTCATTGGTTAGATGAGCTGGCAGCTAAAGGCGATTTTAAGAAAATGCTGTTTGTTGAGTTTGTGCCAGCACAGCTTATGACTTTACTGCTTTCGGCAGTTCCAGTCGCAGCGATCGTATATTTTGGCGGCGATGCTGTCAGTCGTATTCTTGAAATGTTAACGGGAACACCGTTATTTATGTTAAAAACGATTGGCGGAATACTTCCTGCACTTGGGATCGCAATGACCTTGCGTATGATTAGTAATCGTAAGGGCATTTATCCGGCATTTCTTTTAGGATTTTTCGTATTGTCTTATGCAAAAATTCCAATTTTAGTACTTGCAATTTTCGCAACAATTTTTGCTTGGTTCTATGTTTCTGTTAAATTCAATAAAGAGGAGGAAGCGTGA
- the srlA gene encoding PTS glucitol/sorbitol transporter subunit IIC — protein MEFIAGLANGFMDIFKAGAGTFASWVAGIIPLIVVLMTAVSSVIKLIGEERVSNLAQRATQNIITRYTVLPVLAVIFLGNPMCYSFGRFVKAKHKPAFYDAAVSFVHPVTGLFPHANGGELFVYMGIAAGITALGLPLGELAVRYFLVGIVVIFIRGVVTEKIYAYMQAKEKREV, from the coding sequence ATGGAATTTATTGCAGGGTTAGCGAATGGATTTATGGATATCTTTAAAGCGGGTGCAGGAACTTTTGCCAGTTGGGTAGCAGGAATTATTCCGCTGATTGTGGTTTTGATGACGGCTGTAAGTTCTGTGATCAAGTTAATTGGTGAAGAGAGAGTAAGCAATTTGGCACAGCGAGCGACACAAAACATTATCACGCGGTATACGGTATTGCCAGTACTAGCGGTAATTTTTTTGGGTAATCCGATGTGCTATAGTTTTGGCAGATTTGTTAAAGCAAAGCATAAACCGGCCTTTTATGATGCGGCTGTAAGCTTTGTTCATCCAGTCACGGGATTATTCCCACATGCCAATGGTGGAGAACTTTTCGTTTATATGGGAATTGCAGCAGGCATTACAGCGCTTGGACTGCCGCTGGGTGAATTGGCAGTGCGCTATTTTCTCGTAGGTATAGTGGTCATTTTCATTCGTGGCGTTGTTACAGAAAAAATTTATGCGTATATGCAAGCGAAAGAAAAAAGAGAAGTTTAA
- a CDS encoding PTS system mannose/fructose/N-acetylgalactosamine-transporter subunit IIB: MKNIVFTRVDDRLIHGQVMTGWIQYTGASKVVVIDDKVAKDMFMASIMQASMPAKIKLKILGIDDAASYLQKDADDEKLFLLVKTPIVLAELIKKGVDIKQIGVGGMGAKADRTKLYRNIAASEEERAVLKELLQQGIDAFIQVIPDSDRVDLKSVL; the protein is encoded by the coding sequence ATGAAGAATATTGTTTTTACAAGAGTAGATGATCGTTTAATTCATGGGCAGGTCATGACGGGCTGGATTCAATATACGGGTGCTTCTAAAGTGGTGGTTATAGACGATAAGGTAGCCAAGGACATGTTTATGGCAAGTATCATGCAAGCGTCTATGCCGGCAAAAATTAAGTTGAAGATTCTTGGAATTGATGATGCAGCTAGTTATTTACAAAAAGATGCCGATGATGAAAAGTTATTTTTACTGGTGAAAACGCCAATTGTGCTGGCTGAATTGATAAAAAAGGGCGTTGACATTAAGCAGATCGGTGTAGGCGGAATGGGCGCTAAAGCAGATCGGACAAAACTATACAGAAATATTGCTGCAAGTGAGGAGGAAAGAGCAGTTCTCAAAGAGCTGCTTCAGCAAGGAATCGACGCGTTTATTCAAGTCATTCCAGATAGTGATCGCGTAGACTTAAAAAGCGTATTGTAA
- a CDS encoding sigma-54-dependent transcriptional regulator → MKKSNTTKKQQIFDFLNSHQNLTPNAKLLHEMNEIMKFGCSAETISQTLNLDRSNASRDLNTLFKENRLLKIAGKPVLYFSKELLEKLLNMPFPKCLFPSKNEFMETLKESNYIFQRNSTAFTSSSLTEPKHLQQKQAEHIFSGIIGYNTSLKEKIEQAIAAMIYPPNGLHTLLLGSTGTGKTTFAGFMYQYAVASGCLLPNAPYIIFNCADYSGNQQLLLSYLFGYIKGAFTGADKEKPGLVDEADGGILFLDEVHRLPPEGQEMLFSLIDRGSFRRLGETNNLRKANIRLILATTENPDSNMLTTFMRRIPCTILIPDLSARPLEDRLNLIYSFFAEESKKINLPITVSVEVMKLLLLYDCQGNIGQLKNDIKITCAKALVEYITEQQPHVTIKLSQMIKNFLNDKMSTYKKYANSTEFFILNKLTNVTFHPQDFTPNQLFQNLIASPDYQTEEDFYATILKSSKTYFDQGISITDMKKNINLQVENYFHRYTYGNKKKENFPSELALTSIIDGKIIDTVKSILEDTLGDSGTHTHNKIIYSLALHLETLLERIKNGISVDKTKLPYALNLSDHDSSITQKIKKKLEDSFSIAIPQEEAFFITVFLNALKSNTVSEKNFIGVLVVTHGDTTASSMVDVANELLKTKHVKALNMPLSESIQNTVNKAIQIVQQMNTPKGCLLLVDMGSLTSLGDIIEKKAGVKTKTLKMVSTPMVIEAARRSMMPNTSLSALVNEVEISSKLIGNSSTILPEKLEDTAWSTAEVGKDYDYFEHDKTKMLKMLESVLTFLDADKAYTLLNQIYLSFLSRLQLKADISFKVKFIFHNISMLERVIRNDPLNYNNFENVYQQNLFLAKIIREEFKLLENSFGVFIPDSEISYNIEMINIFIKTQNE, encoded by the coding sequence ATGAAAAAATCAAATACAACAAAGAAACAACAAATTTTTGATTTTCTAAATTCCCATCAGAATCTTACGCCAAATGCAAAGTTACTCCATGAAATGAATGAAATCATGAAGTTTGGCTGCTCAGCAGAAACGATTTCTCAAACCTTAAATCTCGATAGAAGTAATGCCAGCCGAGATTTAAATACTTTATTTAAGGAAAATAGGCTCTTGAAAATTGCGGGAAAACCCGTTCTTTATTTTTCTAAAGAGCTCTTAGAAAAGTTGCTAAACATGCCTTTTCCTAAATGTTTATTTCCCTCTAAAAATGAATTTATGGAGACATTAAAAGAAAGCAACTATATTTTTCAAAGAAATAGCACTGCATTTACTTCTAGCAGCCTGACAGAACCAAAGCACTTACAGCAAAAACAGGCCGAACATATTTTTTCTGGCATTATTGGCTATAACACCAGTCTGAAAGAAAAAATAGAACAAGCCATTGCCGCGATGATTTATCCACCAAACGGATTACACACATTGCTTTTGGGTTCTACCGGCACAGGAAAGACTACGTTTGCCGGTTTCATGTACCAATACGCTGTAGCTTCTGGATGCCTTTTGCCCAACGCTCCTTATATCATTTTTAACTGTGCCGATTATTCAGGCAATCAACAGCTGCTGCTTTCCTATCTTTTTGGCTATATTAAAGGTGCCTTTACCGGAGCAGATAAAGAAAAGCCAGGACTTGTTGATGAGGCGGACGGCGGTATATTGTTTTTAGACGAAGTACACCGATTACCTCCGGAAGGGCAAGAAATGCTCTTTTCCTTAATAGACCGTGGCAGCTTTAGACGATTGGGAGAAACCAATAATTTGCGAAAAGCAAATATTCGCCTAATTTTAGCTACAACAGAAAATCCAGATTCTAATATGCTTACAACATTCATGCGCCGAATCCCCTGCACCATATTGATTCCAGATTTATCTGCCCGTCCGCTTGAAGACAGGCTGAATCTCATTTATAGCTTTTTTGCCGAAGAATCCAAAAAGATTAATCTCCCAATCACGGTTTCCGTCGAAGTAATGAAATTGCTGCTATTATATGACTGCCAAGGAAATATCGGACAGTTAAAAAACGACATAAAAATCACCTGTGCAAAAGCACTGGTAGAATATATCACGGAACAGCAGCCCCACGTAACTATTAAGTTGTCCCAAATGATAAAGAATTTTTTAAATGATAAAATGTCTACTTATAAAAAATACGCCAACTCAACTGAATTTTTTATTTTAAACAAACTAACAAACGTAACATTCCATCCACAAGATTTCACCCCAAATCAGCTGTTCCAAAACCTCATAGCTTCTCCTGATTACCAAACTGAAGAGGATTTTTACGCAACCATCCTCAAATCTTCAAAAACTTATTTTGACCAAGGTATTTCTATCACTGATATGAAAAAAAATATCAACTTACAAGTAGAAAACTATTTTCATCGCTACACTTATGGAAATAAGAAAAAAGAAAATTTTCCATCTGAGTTAGCACTTACCTCCATTATCGATGGAAAAATAATTGATACTGTCAAGTCTATTTTAGAGGATACACTGGGAGATTCCGGCACACATACACACAATAAAATTATCTACAGTTTGGCACTACATCTTGAAACCTTATTAGAACGCATAAAAAACGGTATTTCTGTTGATAAGACAAAATTGCCTTATGCCTTAAATCTTTCAGATCATGATTCTTCCATCACACAAAAAATCAAAAAAAAATTAGAGGATTCTTTTTCTATCGCCATTCCTCAAGAAGAGGCATTTTTTATTACCGTCTTTTTAAATGCCCTAAAAAGCAATACGGTGAGTGAAAAAAACTTTATCGGTGTACTCGTCGTTACACATGGCGATACAACTGCCAGCAGCATGGTAGACGTAGCCAATGAACTTCTCAAAACCAAGCATGTAAAAGCACTCAATATGCCCTTAAGTGAATCCATTCAAAATACGGTAAACAAGGCCATTCAGATTGTTCAACAAATGAATACACCTAAGGGCTGCCTGCTTTTAGTCGATATGGGATCACTCACATCGCTCGGTGATATTATTGAGAAAAAAGCTGGCGTAAAAACAAAGACACTGAAAATGGTCAGTACCCCAATGGTAATAGAAGCCGCCCGCAGATCCATGATGCCAAACACTTCATTATCTGCACTCGTTAATGAAGTAGAAATATCAAGCAAACTGATCGGAAACAGCAGTACCATACTGCCCGAAAAGCTTGAAGATACAGCTTGGAGCACTGCAGAAGTCGGCAAAGACTATGACTATTTTGAGCATGATAAAACAAAAATGTTGAAAATGTTAGAATCAGTTCTGACTTTTTTAGACGCGGACAAAGCTTACACACTTTTAAATCAAATTTATCTTTCCTTTCTAAGCAGATTACAATTAAAAGCAGATATAAGCTTCAAAGTTAAATTTATCTTTCATAATATTTCTATGCTGGAGAGAGTCATCCGTAACGATCCTTTAAACTACAATAATTTTGAAAATGTTTATCAACAAAATCTTTTTTTAGCTAAAATAATTCGCGAAGAATTTAAACTTCTTGAAAATTCTTTTGGTGTTTTTATCCCCGATAGTGAAATCTCCTACAATATTGAAATGATTAATATCTTTATCAAAACACAAAATGAATAA
- a CDS encoding sugar-binding transcriptional regulator — translation MKKIIDDTRLIFKCCSLYYEDEMSQQEICDLLGISRPSVCRMIKLGKELGIVKIEIKHPDGFTFGKIERELEKKFNLREVIVADSSPIVAGKERKNSELMEETIHFLETILENGAYVGVTMGMTLQNLTSTKKVIEEPIKCTFVPIVGGIGESRSDIHSNSIAIKLATLFGGDCIQFFAPAVFSDINILNGFMKEKSVKGIFKIFRKIDTIIMGIGVPDRECSTLMQTGYVDEQVMEEFVKRGAVGDISLQFFDEFGNVEKFRDFNERVAGMPIEQLKKVPQRIGIAGGAQKAKAVHGAIKGNFLNILITDIDCAKALLEL, via the coding sequence ATGAAAAAAATTATTGATGATACACGACTTATTTTTAAATGCTGTAGCCTTTACTATGAAGATGAAATGAGTCAACAAGAAATTTGTGATTTATTGGGCATATCAAGACCATCTGTTTGTCGAATGATAAAGTTAGGAAAAGAATTAGGCATCGTAAAAATCGAGATTAAGCATCCGGATGGCTTTACTTTTGGCAAAATAGAACGTGAGTTAGAAAAGAAATTTAATTTAAGAGAAGTTATTGTTGCAGATTCGAGTCCTATTGTGGCTGGAAAAGAACGAAAAAATAGTGAGCTGATGGAGGAAACGATTCATTTTTTAGAAACGATCCTGGAAAATGGTGCGTATGTTGGTGTTACGATGGGCATGACTTTACAAAATCTTACCAGTACAAAGAAAGTCATTGAGGAACCAATTAAGTGCACGTTTGTTCCTATTGTCGGCGGAATTGGGGAAAGCCGGTCAGATATTCATTCCAACTCAATTGCAATCAAGTTGGCAACTTTATTTGGCGGAGATTGTATACAATTTTTTGCACCGGCAGTATTCTCGGATATCAATATTTTGAATGGCTTTATGAAAGAAAAGTCGGTAAAGGGTATTTTCAAAATATTTAGAAAAATAGACACAATTATTATGGGAATTGGTGTACCTGATAGAGAATGTTCAACTTTGATGCAGACAGGTTATGTAGATGAACAGGTCATGGAAGAGTTTGTGAAACGAGGCGCTGTAGGCGATATATCTTTACAGTTTTTTGATGAATTTGGTAATGTTGAAAAATTTAGAGATTTCAATGAGCGCGTTGCAGGCATGCCAATTGAGCAGTTGAAAAAGGTGCCGCAGCGAATTGGCATTGCCGGAGGTGCACAAAAAGCAAAAGCTGTGCACGGTGCAATTAAAGGCAATTTTTTAAATATCTTAATTACAGATATTGATTGCGCAAAGGCTTTATTGGAACTCTGA
- a CDS encoding YjbQ family protein produces the protein MSVYKETITLESHGKTPTFLNITDEVKSVIKNSKIQNGICTVISPHTTCAVFFEEFVHDYHDDGNEFLQTDLNNALKKLIPDHTTKDQYSYPGEKHYEAVASWPDAEAYLPNGDRTALLNGDAHLKATLVGSSETFDVDHGALGVGTTGYVYFVDFDRTRARSRKCKIIVIGE, from the coding sequence TTGAGTGTTTACAAAGAAACCATCACATTAGAATCTCATGGAAAAACGCCTACTTTCTTAAATATAACCGATGAAGTAAAATCCGTTATCAAAAATAGTAAAATCCAAAATGGTATTTGCACTGTGATTTCCCCCCACACAACCTGTGCAGTTTTCTTCGAAGAATTTGTACATGACTATCACGATGACGGCAATGAATTTTTACAAACTGATTTAAACAATGCTTTAAAAAAGCTAATCCCTGATCACACCACCAAAGATCAATATAGTTATCCCGGTGAAAAACATTATGAAGCAGTAGCTTCCTGGCCCGATGCTGAAGCGTACCTTCCCAACGGCGACCGTACAGCATTACTAAATGGCGATGCACATTTAAAAGCTACTTTAGTTGGTTCAAGTGAAACCTTCGATGTGGATCATGGTGCACTCGGCGTTGGCACAACGGGTTATGTTTACTTCGTCGATTTCGACCGCACAAGAGCGCGTTCAAGAAAGTGCAAGATTATTGTTATAGGAGAATAA
- a CDS encoding phosphoglycerate dehydrogenase, which yields MKVLVTANSFGKYDGQARTTLERHGFERFDNPYGRIMNEKEFSSAIQGMDIVILGTELLDKEVIEKADTLKFVSRYGVGTDNMDLAELKRRNIGFAVARNCNSQAVADYTIGLMLDALRGISLSTRNLYEGKWEKVVGPDLYKKTVGIIGLGSIGMGVAKRLSGFDCKVLGYDVRFDHAGCQHYHVQEASLEEIYQQADIITLHLPALPNDKALIGEKEICRMKHNVVLINTARTSLIDADALIAGLQSGKVFAGASDAQLRFTQIDQRYHNLDRFTLTPHNAAVSLEASIKMSEMAVENILNYFQVR from the coding sequence ATGAAAGTGTTGGTTACAGCAAACAGTTTCGGTAAATACGATGGACAAGCAAGAACGACCTTGGAGCGGCATGGATTTGAACGCTTTGATAATCCATACGGACGCATCATGAATGAAAAAGAATTTTCAAGCGCGATACAGGGGATGGATATCGTTATTTTAGGAACTGAACTATTGGATAAGGAGGTGATTGAAAAAGCAGACACTCTCAAATTTGTTTCACGCTATGGCGTGGGGACTGACAATATGGATTTGGCGGAGCTTAAGCGTAGAAACATTGGTTTTGCAGTTGCTAGAAATTGCAATAGTCAGGCGGTCGCTGATTATACAATAGGTTTGATGTTGGATGCACTGCGTGGAATTAGTTTGAGTACGCGTAATTTGTATGAAGGAAAATGGGAAAAGGTTGTTGGGCCGGATTTATATAAAAAAACCGTTGGTATCATTGGGTTAGGTTCCATTGGAATGGGCGTTGCTAAAAGGTTGTCGGGGTTTGATTGCAAGGTATTGGGCTATGATGTGCGTTTTGATCATGCAGGTTGTCAGCACTATCACGTACAGGAAGCTTCTTTGGAAGAAATTTATCAGCAGGCCGATATTATTACCCTACATTTGCCGGCGCTGCCTAACGATAAAGCTTTAATCGGAGAAAAGGAAATTTGCCGTATGAAGCATAATGTCGTTTTGATCAATACAGCACGCACTTCTCTGATCGATGCGGACGCGCTTATTGCGGGGCTTCAAAGTGGGAAAGTCTTTGCTGGGGCAAGCGATGCCCAGCTTCGTTTTACACAAATTGATCAACGATATCATAACCTGGATCGTTTTACCCTTACCCCACATAATGCAGCGGTTAGCTTGGAAGCAAGCATTAAGATGTCTGAGATGGCAGTGGAAAATATTTTGAACTACTTTCAGGTGAGATGA
- a CDS encoding class II fructose-bisphosphate aldolase, with protein sequence MLVTSKELFKKARQQKFAVPSVNFFDWTSIVAYTEVASEMNLPIILSYAEAHSAYLSIEEAALLGKFYGENINVPVVLHLDHGTSLDIVKQAIGLGFTSVMIDASQEVLEKNIAITKEIVDYAHAKNVVVEAEIGHVGTGVLVGNVGEGGGTGENDDSIYTSVEEAVELCEKTNVDSLAISIGTAHGTYKGTPVINFKRLEEIALRMDTPLVLHGGSSSGDVNLNRCATSGISKINIFTDFVLAAKEEISNKTATNYFEVMAHAKQGMKNCLKHYYQVFETIKIEK encoded by the coding sequence ATGTTAGTTACATCGAAGGAGCTTTTCAAAAAAGCACGACAACAAAAATTTGCTGTACCATCTGTTAATTTCTTTGATTGGACTTCTATTGTTGCATATACTGAGGTTGCCAGTGAAATGAATTTGCCAATTATTCTAAGTTACGCTGAGGCGCATAGCGCTTATTTGTCAATAGAAGAAGCAGCTTTACTTGGAAAGTTTTATGGGGAAAATATTAATGTCCCAGTTGTATTGCATTTGGATCATGGAACATCTTTGGACATTGTGAAACAAGCAATTGGCTTAGGATTTACTTCAGTTATGATTGATGCATCGCAAGAAGTGTTAGAAAAAAATATTGCAATTACAAAAGAGATTGTTGATTATGCGCATGCTAAAAATGTGGTAGTAGAGGCTGAAATTGGACATGTTGGGACGGGAGTTCTTGTCGGCAATGTTGGTGAAGGCGGTGGGACGGGAGAAAATGATGATTCTATTTACACTTCAGTGGAAGAAGCGGTAGAATTGTGCGAAAAAACCAACGTAGATTCTTTGGCAATTTCGATTGGAACAGCGCATGGCACCTATAAAGGAACTCCGGTTATTAATTTTAAAAGATTGGAAGAAATTGCGCTGCGAATGGACACACCGCTTGTATTACATGGTGGTTCATCTTCCGGGGATGTGAATTTAAATCGATGTGCTACAAGTGGAATCTCAAAAATTAATATTTTTACGGATTTCGTTCTTGCAGCAAAGGAAGAAATATCAAATAAAACAGCAACAAATTATTTTGAAGTCATGGCACATGCGAAACAGGGCATGAAAAATTGTTTGAAACACTACTATCAGGTTTTTGAAACGATAAAGATTGAAAAATAA
- a CDS encoding beta/alpha barrel domain-containing protein, whose translation MDKLDSLLQLKKDKLVSVIRTDADSALKKIDAIISGGIHFIEVTLTMPDSIYILEKAKQRYAGTGAVIGAGTVLDAVSARIALLHGADFIVAPSFDTDTAKLCNLYRKAYIPGIQSANDIKDCLASGVDVMKLFPGNQFTKSIIKDLKGPFPQAHFMVTGQINLTSMAEWFKAGAFAVGIGGELTNYSAEEGDLIREKTLQFVEQVKI comes from the coding sequence ATGGATAAATTAGATAGTTTATTGCAGCTTAAAAAAGATAAATTAGTTTCTGTAATTAGAACAGATGCAGACTCGGCCTTAAAAAAAATCGATGCCATTATAAGCGGAGGCATTCATTTTATTGAAGTTACACTGACTATGCCGGATTCGATTTATATTTTGGAAAAAGCAAAGCAAAGGTATGCGGGAACAGGCGCAGTGATTGGAGCGGGAACCGTTTTAGATGCAGTTTCGGCAAGAATTGCCCTTTTGCATGGAGCTGATTTTATTGTAGCGCCTTCTTTTGATACAGACACTGCGAAACTTTGTAATTTATATAGAAAAGCATATATCCCGGGGATACAATCTGCAAATGATATAAAAGATTGCTTAGCGTCTGGGGTGGATGTAATGAAGTTGTTCCCGGGAAATCAATTCACCAAAAGCATCATCAAAGATTTAAAGGGGCCATTTCCACAAGCACATTTCATGGTTACTGGACAAATCAATCTAACGAGTATGGCTGAGTGGTTCAAAGCGGGTGCATTTGCTGTTGGAATTGGCGGGGAACTGACCAATTACAGTGCGGAAGAGGGTGATTTAATTCGGGAAAAAACATTGCAGTTTGTTGAACAGGTAAAAATATAA